The nucleotide window acagcagcattcgcCTCGTCTAAAGAgcatgagccactcgctgttcaccccgaccctgagtgcacagcagtgaagagcaaggagcagaagctctgtttttcagtcttgttcactctgttctcttctccatttttacaCAATACTCTTTTATCTCAGCACTTGTGCATTTTGTTCAGTGCAACCTCATCACATCAACACGGGTCAAGCACTGTGATGGGAGATACTCAGTCGAGGGGCTAGGACAACTCTAAAGTTTTCAaaacttgacgtcagaagcagaatCAGTTTGTGCGTTGGAAGGCgacaaatacatatttatgaAGACCAGTATAGCCCCTTTAATAAAAGCAGACAATTTCTTAGTGAAGTTAGGGTTGCGCAATATGACCCATATTCTAATATTATCATTCCAACTAGATGCCTTTTAATCTTTAAATAGCTATTGTAGCGTTGTCATCAGATTACTTTGAAGCACGGAAGTTTGAAGCACTGATTCCCAACACTTCAGTATCAGTGTTGGAAAGCTCAGCATCAACTTTATGTACAAAATGTCAATATTGCTGCCCTAGCTCTGGGCATACCACATAAATAATTTGGAAATTAGGTTCTTACTGTGGTCCAGGAGGTCCCTGATTGTAGGGCCCAGGATTGTAGGGTCCCATAGGTGCAGGAGGCCCACCTGGAGGACCAGGAGGCCCGTGGGGTGAAGGGCCTCCATGGGGGCCAGGTGGGCCATGAGGACCACCCATAGGGCTAACAGGACCCTGCAGaatcaaacaaaataatattttaacttaaataaaatttaacttgtttaatttacataaatgtaacattttaacagTTTATTGGAAAACACTAAACGACACAAGAAACTCACTCCAATCTTCTCCTCGACCAGCTGCCTGGCGTAATCGATCTGTTGTGGTGTCCCACGCACTGTGAACATCTTTATGTTGGGGTCTGCATTGGGAGGAGGATTCCTCTGCAGCTCTATCCTGGCACCGGACTGCTGACTTATACCTTTAATTGTCTCACCCCCTGTGAAAAGGTCATTGAGAGCACCATGTCACATCCAAAGTCCTCTAATCTCCGGTGGTGGACTACGTTGACAATATATCAGGACTGACCTTTGCCAATAATAAGGCCTGTCTTCATGGTGGGGACTGTGAAGGAAAACTCCTGCAGGCCTCCAGGGGGACCCATGTTCCAGTTACCTTGCCCGCGTCCCCTGCCCctgccccctcctcctcctccatgacCTGGAGGACCTCCAGCCTGGACGCTGCGCAGCAAGTCAGAAATTATATCGGCTGCATGCTGTGCCCTGTCAGGAGGACCAATGATCTGAGCTATCCTCTCTGGGGTGCTGCCATCATCTGCAGGGCATGAGAATAAACCAAATAAAGGCACCACAGATTAGTCTCCAAAAAATTTGAGATCTAAAAACAGTCTGTCTACTTGCAAGACACAGGAAAAACTGATGTATAAGGGAATAACTCTAATCCAGAGGCATCAGGTCCAATTTTACCCACCTGGTTTGAATTGAATCCGAACACCAGTGTCGTTCTGAATCTTTTTAATCATTTCTCCATTCCTGCCAATCACAATACCCACTGCAAAGCGAGGCACCGGCACCTAAGAtagaaaaacaattttaaaccaTAATAAAACACCTTTCAGTGCTGTTATTCTACCAGGTAAGATTCAGGAACTTGAGCCGTGTTCTCCATACTTACATCCAGACCCTCTCCTCCCATTCTGGATCCATATTCGCCTCGCTGCTCTCTGAAGCCCTGGTCTCTGATCAGATCCATCACCATCTCTTTGGCTTGCTGGAAAGAGATGTTCACTTCAGTGAGCACAAGTTTATACTTCACATCCTAGAGATAAttctttattgatttatttatccCTATAATGAACCCACCTGAACTTTAAATGGATCTCCTGAAATCCTCAGTGGTTTATCCGCCCCTGTGTTTTGAGGTCCGTCTTGAATCATCACCATCTTGACTCCAGCTCGCTccttttatttagaaaaacaGCCTCAACGTTGCACACTGAATGGATTATTAACGCTAAATAAATAAGGATTCTCTGAAGTGCGGAGAGGTGTTGCAGGCGAGGGGTGGGGGCAATAAAGCACAATGCACGTTGTATGTAATAATTCCAGTGTAAATGTGCTCTGTAACTTGAGTGGGGGCACTacagaaaaagtttgggaaccactgccctaaagaaaaacattaatcaAGGCTCAAAATATGTTCTTACCTGTAACTGCTTGATGGTTTCTCCTCCTTTGCCAATAACCAGACCAGCTTTGGAAGCAGGGACCATTATTTCTTGAACTGACGACCCTGGACCATCGTTGTGATGAAATGCTGGGGTGGGTCTACCTTTCTCTACAATTTCAGACAGTAACCTCTTTGCAATCCTGTTGAGCACACACAAACCTCTCATTTCACAGACTGCATCACACAACAAACTGAACTAGGACAAAACTGACTGGCTTAAGTCAATGGGGAAGAGTGGAGTACTCACTGGATTGAATCCAGAGAACCTGTTAACGTCACAGACCTTTCAGGCTTGCCACCGCTatctgtagaaaaaaaaaacattttgtaaagTTCTGAAATGGCTCACGGAGATACATTGGGTACTGAGTCATTAAAACAAACTTGCCACTCACCTGGAGCTATCTGTATCTTACATCCTGACTCCTGCTGTATTCTTGAGATCTGCTCTCCTCCTCTGCCAATAACTGTGGACAAACAGTTAAGTTTACAACGAGTCtagtaatatttattattataacaaacaaacaaaaactgtcTTAGGAAGACACTCACTAAAGCCAACCATGCCATCGGGGACCTTAAACTCTTCTGACGTAGGCCTGAAAAAGCAAGGGGAAAGCATCAGAATTGAAACTCATCTGTAAAAAGGAGATTTATAGATACACAAATTCTCCATTATATTGATCAACTCAAAAATATAATACCTTGGAAGGCCACCCATTACACCAGAAAAAGCTGGACAAGAAAAACACAACCATGTAATACAATGCCTCAAACTTATTAACAATATTACATTctcatttaataataaaatcactTACGGTCACTTGGAGCCACTTTCTTGGTTTCCGGCTGATCTGTGAAATAAGCAACGGTGAAAAGGTGAGACCATGTAAAAGCAAACAGCTTGAGCATGCAAGACTATCAGCTCCCACTCATCAGTGTAGCTGGCCGTGCCCCACTTTCGACACTACCAAAAGATACACAACACCCCCACTGTCTTCCAGTGGTTTATCATACAATAAATGTGGTGGTTTCAGTGCATATTCTCCTGTAACCTCTAGAAATAAAGCATCTCAGTCTCAGTTTTGCATTGATAAAGAATTGCTGCTTTATCAACTCTTTGTTCTTAATCCCCCTAACAGATTAACACAAGAATTTAAACGCAAGATTTCCTGAACCCGAACGAGATCAACAGGAGTGCTCCTTGTGCATAAAGATTTCTGAGACCTAAGACGCCTAAACATGAAAGTGATGCCACCTCACCCTTCTCTTACTTGAATATTAATCAGCTGCCTCTGAGAGGAGACAGAAGACAACACATTGATCAAAGTGAGGGCTGTTTCTCATGAGCTGAATATCTAGATATCATGAGCTGGAAACAGGAATCACGCTGTCGAAGCAGGTCTCGAGTTTACAAAGAATAGCCATTTTCCAACAATGTAAACCGGTTCCACTGAACGGGTTGGCGAATTTCCAGCAACATAAATAGGTTCAATAATCTGAAAAGATAGCTACCTGCTGGAAATTAAGAATAGAACGTTCTTCAGGGGGAACTGTGATGGCGCCCATGAACGTGTAGATATAAAGAAGATCTCAGAGCCTCAAAGTGTTAAGTGCAGTGAAGTTGGCTATGCTCATTTGCAGCATGTTATATgaaccaataaataaatgaataaataaaaaacatggaaTAGTTTTTGTGTATATTCTGGGAATGTGTTCAGCGCAACATGAGGCAAGCTGGCTATttttctccactgtttacaAGCTCCACAGGGCAGCTAAGCACCTGGCAACATTTACACTTGTGGGTCATATATCTGATCTGACCCTGCTGTAAACTGTGGATAAACCATGAACTTGACTCCTGACTGAACTGGTTCTTTTGGCAGAAAAGGGCTAACGTTGtgtggtgggctccagattcccaAATTAATGTACATGTGCACTGAACAAGGGTCGTTCCCCTTAAAAGAATTTCAACAAAACCACTGCAGTTACCAGCACCATTGTTTTCATGAAGATTTTCGGCATGAATACTGGCTGAGACGCTTACTACCACTGATTAATTTCCAGAGCGGCTGTGAAAAGATCTGAAGAAAAAACAGAGAGCTCAAACACTTACCAGCATCTTCCAGGGGTCGTTTCTGGCCTCCGAAGCTAAACTCATTGTTGGGAGGAGCTGGGGCAACACCATCCCCTCCAATTTTAGCTGCGATCTGAAAATCCCATAGAGATTTGGGTCAAATTAAAGAGTGTCTCCCACTCACAGCAGCAACAGCCTctacatattatttacattGAGGGGCATTATcgctttaaggtggaacgtaagATTACAATTAGCCAACATCAGACGGAAACAATGTACAACTTAAGGTGCAatggaaaattaaatattaaaagcatGCTCCATCGCCATCAATGTAACTACAGCGCATTTAAGATTAAACTGAAGATTCACAAAATAACTTTTTAGAAGTTATTTATCAAGTGATTATTTAAGGTAGAATCGactgtaaattttaaaaaatccagaGGAAAGTACGTAACCGCTAGTACTACATTTAAGGTGATACTGGAACATTAAAATAAGAAGAGAAACATATGCCGCCAGAAGGTAACCTGTAATCGAcgccacttaaggtggaaggaaaaacaaaaataagatgCTGTCTCTAGGACAAGCAATCTAAGCCctgcacatttaaggtggaatgagaaTTTACCATAACTCGACTTTAGAATCTGCAATGTGACCCTCGCCGATTTAAGGGTGGAAAATTAATGTGGCCAACTGGCTAAAGGAACGCAGTGCTAACGCTAACATTTCCCCTCATGGTTTGTTTAAGTTGGAATGGCAAATAAAAAGAAGGCGACTTCAGAGCCACAGTGTAACCACTACCTCACATGTAAGGTGGGAttaaaaaaagtgaaagaaTAATCAAGCTTCAGGGCCAAGAATGTAACCGCTAGGCTATTTAATGGGACCTCGGGAAATAGGCCCAACACAGACCTCGTTCTCTTTGTTAAAAGAGGAGAAGGAGATAAATGCTTTTAAACCTTGGCGTTTCAGGATCAAATGGTATATTTTAAAAGCTCTGTTCTTTAGTAGTAGATTTGGACTTTTTCTGACCTGTCTGGCACGCTGCAGCGCGTCTTTGAAGGCGTCGTTCATCCCGGCGGCGTCGGCTGTGGTGGTGTTGTTGGCGGCGCTGCTGAACTCACTCATGTCCGCGCCGCGCACTCAAAATGGCGGAGGCAGGGAGGCGCTGTGAAGCTGGTGTAGTGCTGAAAATACACTCCTGCCAAAAGATGTTGCTCCGGCGGTGGATTGGTCTTCAACTTGAAAGTCATACgtttttctaaaataaataaataaataaataaataaacctggaTTATTTAGgcattttagaatatttttctTGCTCTTTTCGGGTCGAtctctttctgaaaatacatgtttgtaaAGGTATTCTCTTCAAAAGCTTtgtttgtgaaattgtccacaggcggcaaaaactgttttttttttttttttgtaattttatagtATCCGTATATTGTTTAAATCTATTTTATATGACTATTCAAAAGCACATTTCCAAATAGAGAGTATctgattaaacaaattaaaataaagtacgAGCGATGTTGTactaaatgtgtgtttctgccaAAAACGACACCCCTATTTccggtaaaaaaaaatactacaaaGATAAATGCCTATATGGTATAATATTTTTCCTGAAATATTTCCAgcatgtgatttttttcccactgtgttattaacacattaaataaaatgtatgtttcCTATGCATTTAAACAACAACATTTGAAGAAATTTTTGAGATATAAATAGTTTTGTAAATTGCACATAATGTAATGTTTTCCACACCATATTTTCATTTAAGTAATACAATCAATTTAATTCCTTCATTCTAATTTCTGCTTCCATAATCCTACCAAATAACAATGCCAGTTTCATACATTAACTCAGAGAGGGGAACATCACATTATAACCTGCTGTTGAAGGTCCTGTCTTAAATGACTCAGGAGCATCTACTTTTACTTACTGTTCATTCAGAACATTGTAGTTATGTGGCCTAGATAATTACTGGGCTTGATCCTTTCCTTTCCCACAGAACTTTGTGCTGAATGTCTGATACATCTACCCTAATTTCTTTGATACACTAAATGCTCAAACTAAAACATGGTGTTTCATTTAATTCggatttattatataatttctGTTAAATTTTATTCTGCTTTTTCAGTAAGCTGAGAATTATAAGTTTTGTTtaattgtagttctacagtaaaTTACAGATCCCAGTGAGGGAAATAAACAGTCTATAGCATGACTGATCATAAAACTCTGAAAATGCATTTTTCAATGGTAGTTTCAAATGGGCAAATTCAGAGAGGCATTGTTCTTATGTCACAAATCTAAAGAAACAGTATACAGGGAAGGGAATTTGAAGCTGCAAAGGCAATGACAGGGACAAATTGTATTTTCATGTGTCTACTGAATGAAGGtgcacattcattatctgtaatctcttatccagttcagggtcggggtgggtccagagcctacctggaatcattgggcacaaggcgggaatacatcctggagggcaacacagacacacacacacattcacacttttgagtcgccaattcacctaccaacgtgtgtttttggactgtgggaggaaaccggagcacccggaagaaacccacgcggacacggggagaacacaccaactcttcacagacagtcacccggagcgggaatcgaacccacaacctccaggcccctggagctgtgtgactgtgacactacctgctgccctgAAGGTGCACAGTTACATCTAAAccaaatttaaatcactgagggattttttttttcttggaggTGACCCTTTCAAAATTTTCATGAATTGTGATgatttttaggggtttaatCCACAACCAGGAAATTTTTCTTAGATATAGTGTGGGCTAGAACCTGTCACTTATTTCTTCTGGATTGTATATGTCATCAAATAAGTACATATAATTAAGTAAgatggagttttagggccaagGCGTTAAGAAAAAACAGATTCAGAGAATAGTCAGAATTCtaagaaaaatctcagaataattttgAGAAATCGGAATAGTAAAAAATGTCTCTATAATTCCAAGatagtcagaatatttagagaaactcTGTTTTgggttaatatttattataatatgtagacagacagactcacagtctgtgcgccatgagtgagttgtaaaagaagcagtcagtgaaaaCTCTGTTTAAATTAAGAGTGTTTAGGACttatgaattattttcataTGGGAAAACTGGTAATTATGTTAACAAGAGCACCAGGACCTGCCCAATACCAGAGGCAGTAAGAAAGCAAAATTTAgccttttaaaataatgtgttataaatataataaagtttaataaaaaaaaaaacaacaacaacaaaaaagatttCATAAATACAATATTAGCCAATATTTTTGGCTAAAGCAGGCCTTTTATTTCCTCAGCATTTGTATACTGTAGCAGCTCACATTAAAAACTTGATGTATATTCATACAGAAAACTTGTAATTTGACCAAAAACAACTCCCATAAAAATATTGAGCTTTAGCATGTGGCTAACACTCAAGCAGGTCGGTTACTTATTTGCTTACAAATACATTCACTAGTAACTTGGACATTTGAACCATACATGCACTAACAATAGAGCTAATACAGTTCATCAAATGACCAAATTTGAACATCCACAACAGCTCAAAtgtatgctaatgctagctgATCAACGTGAAAGGCTAACAAATAAGGGAGTTCCATTGAAAAAataaggagcaatcagtcatttttctccaatgattcttcTTAGCATTACAAAACTGCTGCTATACAGACATAATGACCTGGACGCTTTAAAGATTCTGCACTAAACTTATATTTAACCTGGCCTCCCCAATGTGGGGGACCTActgtatggagcataaactCATTCAGGAACCACAAACCTATTTTATACTGGATGGTTAAAAATGACACATTGCTCCTCTACAAATCTGCAGATAttcatacatccatccatccattatctgtaaccgtttatccaattcagggtcacggtgagtccagagcctacctggaatcactgggcacaaggcgggaatacaccctggagggggcgccagtccttcacagggcaacacacacactcacacatttactcacacctacagtcacttttgagtcgccaattcacctaccaacgtgtgtttttggactgtgggaggaaaccggagcacccggaggaaaaccacacggacatggggagaacacaccaactcctcacagacagtcacccggagcggatcTGCAGATATTTTACATGTCAAATTCTGCAGCTTCTTGTTCATTTGTGAAGGCTAATTTATATACTACTTTCCACAATTAGCTACATTGCcttcaaaattacataatttgAGAAAAATGTAACAATTTCTTAAAACGTTACATTTGACATTTCAAGCCATAATTTGTCTTCCTTCCAAAGATTTAAATTTCAGATTTAACCTCAACGCACATCCTGTTGCATATATTTGGTTTCAAAATTAGCATGGCATGTATTAGCTTAAAACAGACATgttgaatatatgaataaattattCACATACTTCACATGTAAAAAGGAGCACGAAGGAGTATGAAACAGCCTTAGAGGCCTAGATGTATCAGATATTTTGTGctagatttattttaaaatgtagcagACTTCATGTGGGGGATCCAATCTAATGAGTATAAACTGGTTAATTCCAACCCagtctcacacctacttgtgatatagtcatatatatatatatataagagagaCTGAAATTTGTGACATATTCGCACAATTTCGATATTTTATGTGACAATATGACATTtataagtgtatgggtaattaccatacaaACCGTCATATCCGTGCCCCGTGTTAcgcgacagtaacacgaaaacgcctcctcattaaggcgtcgttaccatccgttaataccaccatcttatttttatttacagaaaatataatattactaattcattatttgctaaaatatcgaagcaaataatggctagagaaatgtccatttcagtattaaccttttgaaaattagtcaaaataacacTAAGTGAATGATAAGTAATTTGCATTATGCCTTTTTCAATGTTATATGAGtaatgacgcctgtaatgaggaagagttttcatgttactgtcgcatagtgttcgtatggtaattacccattcacttatgattgtgatattgtcgcataaaatatcgaaaatatatatatatgtgactatatcacgagttggtgtgagactgggttgttaattcagggactacaaagcagtttgttttgttaaaatcaAACGTATAAGCAATACATAAtcacataaatattatttgttacttagtggtggtaaaaaaaaaaaaattaaaaaaaagactgaTTGCTCCCAAGAGTTAAACGTTCAATCCAAATAAGCAGCACAtggaaataaaatcataatCATCCAACCTATTGCTCTGTTACTTCATCCACTACCTTTTAATGctcaaaaataaacagatgCCCTGAATTCAAGTAAATTCTCTTTACATTCTCTTCCTGCTCAAATCAGCAGAACCTCAGTGTGAACTTAACGTGGACGGACACAAGCGAGAGTATCAGCACAACAGATCGAGTAAAGTAAAGACTGCAGTAGTTAGCGAGAGAGTACAGAGGGGATGGACAGTTCACTGGACCCGGGTCTCCAGCAGAGCGCTTGGCAGCAGGTGAACCGGAGCTCCCACACAGCCGCTGAGGTGACGGAGAGAGTCAGCGCCGAGGTACGCCATTAGCAGCTCAGAGCGCCGGTGCAGCAGGTGGAGAATATCCTCAGCCAAAGTCTCCACACTGGTGTAACGCACTTTTTCCAGATCAAAAATGTCCTTCAGGAAGAACAGCACCTGGTCCTGCCAGATTAGATATCACTTTATAGTGAGTCAACCCTTAGAAAATGTTTATGAATGGTTGCAATTGTGTTCCTTAACTGTTATTAATTTAGGTCAAAAATCATAAgctgtttataaaacaaagaaactaaCAACCAAACAATGTTTCCACATTAATCTACATTGTTGAAACATGCTGAGTACATATCTTACTCAGTCTGAAATTATTTTACCTGTAAGCTTAATCAGATATTTGTATTCATCATAAAAAACAGGACATATTTGTtacaaaaaacactaaaaaccccaataaacacactttaacatgaaaaatgtaattggCACACATTTTGTATGCTCCTTTTTCACACAATTGTATGTAATAATGTGTCAGAAACTACATAAGCAAGACTACTCAGAACCATTAATGGAATAATCCTGTAAATTCGTTTTGTTGTTGAACCTACTAAGATTTTAAGTTGCACTTTACCTTAAAGAAACAGCAAAAGTCATGCAGGGAGCTTTTAGGACCCAGGAAGCCCCACGCCAACACAGGGCTAATGTGCTCACACACTGCGTAAAAGTGAGCGATGAAGCCGTCCTGcacctgaaaaacacacaaccaGGAGTTAGGGAGacctgttttttatttagttatggTTCCCCTGTACAAATAAGGCCATGCACATGCTCAAAGATTCAAGACCTTTCTTTTATGAATCACAAATTGCTCTTTTGTAAATTTTGtagcctgctaaacatgagtgagtgagttgcaAGTCACAAGAATctaacagaacaaaaaaaaattccaacCGAATGGACAGATTACTGGCAAAATAAGCGAGTAAATATTTTTTCACTATTTTAACCTAATGATGGTCTTGATAACATGATAGCGCTGGGTTCATTATTTCAATACTGCTACTTAAACAAGGGCTCAACCCAATAAAAACTTTATAACCTGATCTCTCTGATTCTGAGACTCAATAAACAGAAATCCCAAAATATACCTTCATATGTTGTCTCTTCTGCTTTAAAACAGACCAGCAGCTTGATGCAACAGCCTTTAGGAGTAAAAAGAGTAATTACTTTCATACCTCAGTTCAATACACTTAAAAGTAGGATGCGATGAGATTAATCTTACTGTCTCTTTGAAGGCGCTGTTGAGCCAACGGTTATTAACTACATTCTGGATGGAGATGGGGGGATTCTCCAGATCCTCAAAGGAATCCATCAGGATAAAGTCCAGGACGATGTCATAGAAGTTTAAATGCTTCACCTAATGGTGGAGAAAAGGGCACTGATGAATATGACATTTCTAAACTCCATGCAACAATTAAATGtgccatttctcttttttcctttttggttTTTGACACCATATGGTATAATGATTTAATGCTTAAGACTGCAAATGTAATGGCATGGAAAGTCATGGTGGAGGGGTTTCTATAGGACAGTCATCAACTCTGGGATTATGCTTCATTCCATTTTAACACACGTGCCATAAAGTTCCAAGATGGACATTTAATCTGGAATGCCCCAACAAGTGTGATTTCCTCCTTTGACTGGCGAGAGAGCCTAGTAAGAGTTTaaaatccaagatggctgcccgTATATCAACAGTGTGTAAAAGCTGTAGTATTATACAGTTTATTAGCACTTCCATCTGTCTCATTAAATCAGCCTTACACACAGTACTGTCCCACTGCTGTATGTGGATGTGTTTCCCGggttttttaatgtgtaaaacaAATTACATAATTCTCTATTATCAACTGGTATCTCTGATAATGCTAACCTGGGGCATAgggttttatgtatttttaactgGAATCCAATCATTCCCAGCTCAAACACTTGAAGTTTGAGGTAAACGGAACGTAGCATTATCCAAGGAGCTCATGAATCCTTCTTTGTGGAACAGCCCCCAGGTCTGGGGCCAGACTAGGCTGTCTTTACCAGTCAGTCTATTGGAGAATGACGATGTATTTTGCAAAAATCAGTGACCATCACCTTCCATTTTCCTTTAAGTTAATGGCAAGTTTATCAGCTGTTTAGGGAGAgggtaaaatgtgtgtgtaaatctctgTGTGTATGCTATTTTTCAGTCATGCTGCTTCCCTGCATAAACAAGGCAGTGAGCAATAAAGCTCATTAAGTCTGGACTGAAATCCCTGCACTCAGATGGCGTGTACTTTGGCTCCAGCAGGCCCACACGTGTGAGAACGAATCTTCTCACCCCTCTCGTGGCCAGTTCGGCCTCAGTGTTTTCCCAGTGATCCGCCTGCTCCAGGAAACAAAACATGTCCTCGAAAACCTCCTCAAACCTTTTAGGGCTCTGCCAAACACAGAAAAGCCAAATCAGCTGCAACAGGAGTGCCATCATTTGAATTATGAGCTGAGAACATTCACATATGGCTTTCCTTATTTTTTACCACTTTCTTCAGACATTTATGGTATATTGATATAATACACGTTAAAACACACAGCATGCACACAGGCATTTCGAACCTTGTCAAAGGAATCTTATTGCTATTGTGTGTTGCTTCTACCTGTGCTAGGAACTGAACCTGTACATAAGGCAGCAGAGTTATTAAAACTACAACCTTATCAGAATATTATGACCTTCTCTTTGTTTCCAgcttcattgtccattttatcaactccacacaccatagaggagcactttgtagttctacaattacggGTTGTAGATCATCTTTTGCTCTGCAAGCTCTGTTCTTCAATTATCAGGGCCCCCATGGGACCACAACAGAGCCGGTATGATttggggtggtggatcattctcggtgctgcagtgacactgatgtggtggtgatgtgctGTGCGcgggtacgagtggatcagacacagcagtgtaatagtaatattaatgtaatagtagtagctacaaagtgctcctatatggTCAGTAAAGCTTATCTAAAGAGAATAACTAGGAACTGGTTcatgaataaaaatgactgtACTCTGTTATATAATATGGCACTCATGTGGACACCAACAGCGCTGATCTGCAGAGAAAAACATTTACCTTCCTGGCTTTGACAATTATTGAAGACAAGATCTTCTTTCCCGTGTCAGCGAGGAACATTCTGGTTGCTCTTTCGCGTAGAATGATCTGAAGAGAGAAGCACAGGGCAGCGTTATTCGACACTGAGAGCCTCTCCAAACACATAGCTGGAATTTTTTAGGCTTTTAGTGGATTAATGAGCTCGTTCTGGATTTGAGAAAGTTCTGCTGTACCTGACAGGCCTGGCGTATGCAGTGCAGCTTAGCGAGGAAATCGGTGTCCCCAAGACATTCAAGCATCTCAGTCCTTTATGGAG belongs to Hoplias malabaricus isolate fHopMal1 chromosome 9, fHopMal1.hap1, whole genome shotgun sequence and includes:
- the fubp1 gene encoding far upstream element-binding protein 1 isoform X1, with protein sequence MSEFSSAANNTTTADAAGMNDAFKDALQRARQIAAKIGGDGVAPAPPNNEFSFGGQKRPLEDADQPETKKVAPSDPFSGVMGGLPRPTSEEFKVPDGMVGFIIGRGGEQISRIQQESGCKIQIAPDSGGKPERSVTLTGSLDSIQIAKRLLSEIVEKGRPTPAFHHNDGPGSSVQEIMVPASKAGLVIGKGGETIKQLQERAGVKMVMIQDGPQNTGADKPLRISGDPFKVQQAKEMVMDLIRDQGFREQRGEYGSRMGGEGLDVPVPRFAVGIVIGRNGEMIKKIQNDTGVRIQFKPDDGSTPERIAQIIGPPDRAQHAADIISDLLRSVQAGGPPGHGGGGGGRGRGRGQGNWNMGPPGGLQEFSFTVPTMKTGLIIGKGGETIKGISQQSGARIELQRNPPPNADPNIKMFTVRGTPQQIDYARQLVEEKIGGPVSPMGGPHGPPGPHGGPSPHGPPGPPGGPPAPMGPYNPGPYNQGPPGPHGPPGPYQPQGWGNGYPHWQQGQPDPNKAAADANAAAWAAYYAQYQQQPQAPMTPTTAAPGTTQTNGQGDPQAPGQTGQADYTKAWEEYYKKLGQQGQQPQDYTKAWEEYYKKQGQAAPQAAAAGASQPGGQPDYSAAWAEYYRQQAAYYGQSGSQPMGAAPQAQQGQ
- the fubp1 gene encoding far upstream element-binding protein 1 isoform X2 — encoded protein: MSEFSSAANNTTTADAAGMNDAFKDALQRARQIAAKIGGDGVAPAPPNNEFSFGGQKRPLEDADQPETKKVAPSDPFSGVMGGLPRPTSEEFKVPDGMVGFIIGRGGEQISRIQQESGCKIQIAPDSGGKPERSVTLTGSLDSIQIAKRLLSEIVEKGRPTPAFHHNDGPGSSVQEIMVPASKAGLVIGKGGETIKQLQERAGVKMVMIQDGPQNTGADKPLRISGDPFKVQQAKEMVMDLIRDQGFREQRGEYGSRMGGEGLDVPVPRFAVGIVIGRNGEMIKKIQNDTGVRIQFKPDDGSTPERIAQIIGPPDRAQHAADIISDLLRSVQAGGPPGHGGGGGGRGRGRGQGNWNMGPPGGLQEFSFTVPTMKTGLIIGKGGETIKGISQQSGARIELQRNPPPNADPNIKMFTVRGTPQQIDYARQLVEEKIGGPVSPMGGPHGPPGPHGGPSPHGPPGPPGGPPAPMGPYNPGPYNQGPPGPHGPPGPYQPQGWGNGYPHWQQGQPDPNKAAADANAAAWAAYYAQYQQQPQAPMTPTTAAPGTTQTNGQGQQGQQPQDYTKAWEEYYKKQGQAAPQAAAAGASQPGGQPDYSAAWAEYYRQQAAYYGQSGSQPMGAAPQAQQGQ